One region of Mycobacterium riyadhense genomic DNA includes:
- a CDS encoding universal stress protein codes for MGAYQTVVVGTDGSDSSMRAVDRAAQIAGTDAKLIIASAYLPQHEDARAADILKEESYKVKGTAPIYEILHDAKERAHNAGAKNVEERPIVGAPVDALVHLAEEEKADLLVVGNVGLSTIAGRLLGSVPANVSRRAKVDVLIVHTT; via the coding sequence ATGGGCGCCTATCAGACCGTGGTGGTAGGGACGGACGGCTCGGATTCGTCGATGCGCGCGGTGGACAGGGCGGCACAAATTGCCGGGACAGACGCCAAGCTGATCATCGCGTCGGCGTACCTGCCCCAGCACGAGGACGCCCGGGCCGCCGACATCCTCAAAGAGGAAAGCTACAAGGTCAAGGGCACCGCCCCGATTTACGAAATCCTCCACGACGCCAAGGAGCGGGCGCACAACGCCGGTGCCAAGAATGTCGAAGAGCGGCCCATCGTCGGCGCTCCGGTCGACGCGCTGGTGCACCTGGCCGAAGAGGAGAAAGCCGATCTGCTGGTTGTCGGCAACGTCGGTTTGAGCACGATCGCGGGCCGGCTGTTGGGATCGGTGCCGGCCAACGTGTCGCGGCGGGCGAAGGTCGACGTGCTGATCGTGCACACCACGTGA
- the uvrB gene encoding excinuclease ABC subunit UvrB, producing MAFATEHPVVAHSEYRPAAADVEGLVRTGARFEVVSPHAPAGDQPTAIDELQRRILAGERDVVLLGATGTGKSATTAWLIERVQRPTLVMEPNKTLAAQMANELREMLPHNAVEYFVSYYDYYQPEAYIAQTDTYIEKDSSINDDVERLRHSATSSLLSRRDVVVVASVSCIYGLGTPQSYLDRSVELRVGTEVPRDGLLRLLVDVQYTRNDLSFTRGSFRVRGDTVEIIPSYEELAVRIEFFGDEIEALFYLHPLTGEVIRQVDSLRIFPATHYVAGPERMAHAISTIEEELAERLSEFERQGKLLEAQRLRMRTNYDIEMMRQVGFCSGIENYSRHIDGRGPGSPPATLLDYFPEDFLLVIDESHVTVPQIGGMYEGDMSRKRNLVEYGFRLPSACDNRPLTWEEFADRIGQTVYLSATPGPYELSQTGGEFVEQVIRPTGLVDPKVVVKPTKGQIDDLIGEIRKRAEADERVLVTTLTKKMAEDLTDYLLEMGIRVRYLHSEVDTLRRVELLRQLRLGDYDVLVGINLLREGLDLPEVSLVAILDADKEGFLRSSRSLIQTIGRAARNVSGEVHMYADKITDSMAEAVDETERRRVKQIAYNEANGIDPQPLRKKIADILDQVYREADDTDASQAVAIGGSGRNASRGRRAQGEPGRAVSAGVLEGRDTSNMPRAELADLIKDLTAQMMAAARDLQFELAARFRDEIADLKKELRGMDAAGLK from the coding sequence ACAACGGCGGATCCTGGCCGGGGAGCGCGACGTGGTGCTGCTCGGCGCCACCGGCACCGGAAAGTCGGCCACCACCGCGTGGCTCATCGAGCGGGTGCAGCGGCCCACCCTGGTGATGGAGCCGAACAAGACACTGGCCGCGCAAATGGCCAACGAACTGCGAGAGATGTTGCCGCACAATGCAGTCGAGTACTTCGTGTCGTACTACGACTACTACCAGCCCGAGGCGTATATCGCGCAGACCGACACCTACATCGAAAAGGACAGCTCGATCAACGACGACGTGGAACGGCTGCGCCACTCCGCAACATCGTCACTGTTGTCCCGCCGCGACGTGGTGGTGGTCGCCTCGGTTTCCTGCATCTACGGCCTGGGCACGCCACAGTCCTACCTCGATCGTTCCGTCGAGCTGCGGGTTGGCACCGAGGTGCCGCGCGACGGCTTGCTACGGCTGCTGGTCGACGTGCAGTACACCCGCAACGACTTGTCCTTCACCCGCGGCTCGTTCCGGGTGCGCGGCGACACCGTGGAGATCATTCCGTCCTACGAAGAGCTGGCGGTTCGGATCGAGTTCTTCGGCGACGAGATCGAGGCGCTGTTCTACCTACACCCCCTGACCGGCGAGGTGATTCGACAGGTCGACTCGCTGCGGATCTTCCCGGCCACCCACTACGTCGCCGGTCCGGAGCGAATGGCGCACGCGATCTCCACCATCGAGGAGGAACTCGCCGAGCGGCTCTCCGAATTCGAAAGGCAGGGCAAGCTTTTGGAGGCGCAGCGGCTCCGGATGCGCACCAACTACGACATTGAAATGATGCGGCAGGTCGGGTTCTGCTCCGGTATCGAGAACTACTCCCGCCACATCGACGGCCGGGGGCCGGGCTCGCCGCCGGCGACCCTGCTCGACTACTTCCCGGAGGACTTCCTGCTCGTCATCGACGAGTCGCATGTGACGGTGCCGCAGATCGGCGGCATGTATGAGGGCGACATGTCGCGCAAACGCAACCTGGTCGAGTACGGTTTCCGGTTGCCGTCGGCGTGCGACAACCGCCCATTGACCTGGGAAGAGTTCGCCGACCGGATCGGGCAAACGGTGTACCTGTCGGCCACCCCGGGCCCCTACGAGCTGAGTCAGACCGGTGGCGAGTTCGTCGAGCAGGTGATTCGGCCGACCGGGCTGGTGGACCCGAAAGTGGTGGTCAAGCCGACCAAAGGGCAGATCGACGACCTGATCGGCGAGATCCGCAAACGTGCCGAGGCCGACGAGCGGGTGCTGGTGACGACGCTGACCAAGAAGATGGCCGAGGACCTCACCGACTACCTGTTGGAGATGGGCATCCGGGTGCGCTACCTGCATTCGGAGGTCGACACGTTGCGGCGGGTGGAGTTGCTGCGCCAGCTTCGGCTCGGTGACTACGACGTGCTGGTCGGCATCAACCTGCTCCGCGAGGGATTGGACTTGCCTGAGGTATCGCTGGTGGCGATCCTCGATGCCGATAAGGAAGGGTTCCTGCGGTCGTCGCGCAGCCTGATTCAGACTATCGGCCGCGCCGCCCGCAACGTGTCCGGCGAAGTGCACATGTACGCCGACAAAATCACCGACTCGATGGCCGAGGCCGTTGACGAGACCGAACGGCGACGGGTCAAGCAGATCGCCTACAACGAGGCCAATGGAATTGACCCGCAGCCGCTGCGCAAGAAGATCGCCGACATCCTCGACCAGGTTTATCGCGAGGCGGACGACACCGACGCCAGCCAAGCCGTAGCAATCGGGGGCTCCGGACGCAATGCGTCCCGTGGCCGGCGCGCCCAGGGCGAACCCGGCCGGGCCGTCAGCGCCGGCGTGCTTGAGGGCCGCGACACCTCCAACATGCCGCGCGCCGAGCTGGCTGACCTCATCAAAGACCTCACCGCACAGATGATGGCCGCCGCGCGTGATCTGCAATTCGAGCTGGCCGCCAGGTTCCGAGACGAGATCGCTGATCTCAAGAAGGAACTGCGCGGGATGGACGCCGCCGGCCTGAAGTGA
- a CDS encoding MBL fold metallo-hydrolase: protein MTAVDDNYTGHVEPGTAARRTLPGASILKASVGPMDNNAYLVTCSATGETLLIDAANDADILVDLVRRYAPKLTLIVTSHQHFDHWQALEAVAVATGAPTAAHEIDAEPLPVKPDRLLADGDRVQIGELTFDVIHLRGHTPGSIALALGGPATNEVTQLFTGDCLFPGGVGRTTKSADFEALFTGVKSKIFDRFGDDTVVYPGHGDDTTLGTERPHLDEWRNRGW from the coding sequence ATGACTGCCGTTGACGACAACTACACCGGACACGTCGAACCGGGCACCGCGGCTCGTCGCACCCTGCCCGGCGCCTCCATCCTCAAGGCATCGGTGGGCCCCATGGACAACAACGCCTATCTGGTGACATGTTCCGCAACGGGCGAAACACTGCTGATCGACGCCGCCAACGACGCCGACATCCTCGTCGACCTGGTCCGACGGTACGCTCCGAAGCTGACACTGATCGTGACCAGCCACCAGCACTTCGATCACTGGCAGGCGCTGGAAGCGGTCGCCGTGGCCACCGGTGCGCCGACGGCCGCCCATGAGATCGATGCGGAGCCGCTGCCGGTCAAGCCTGACCGGTTGCTCGCCGACGGCGACCGCGTGCAGATCGGCGAGCTGACCTTCGACGTGATCCACCTGCGCGGGCACACGCCCGGATCGATCGCGCTGGCACTGGGCGGGCCCGCGACCAACGAGGTCACACAGTTGTTCACCGGCGACTGTCTGTTCCCCGGGGGCGTCGGGCGGACCACAAAATCGGCAGATTTCGAGGCGCTTTTCACGGGCGTGAAGTCGAAGATCTTTGATCGTTTCGGTGACGACACAGTCGTCTATCCCGGACATGGTGACGACACAACCCTGGGCACGGAGCGTCCGCATCTCGACGAATGGCGCAACCGAGGCTGGTGA
- a CDS encoding MFS transporter, with amino-acid sequence MTEAASETGSWPELLRGYLGAATVLAGGVALYATNEFLTISLLPSTIAEIGGARLYAWVTTLYLVGSVVAATTVNPMLLRVGARSSYLMGLTVFGVASVVCAVAPSMEVLVAGRTLQGVAGGLLAGLGYALINSALPKSLWTRGSALVSAMWGVATLVGPATGGLFAQFGLWRWAFGAMAMLTALMATLVPAALDPKRVDCNGEQPVHRVPVWSLLLIGAAALAVSVAELPRYLVQTAGLLAAGALLVGVFMVVDWRMHAAVLPPSVFGPGPLKWIYLTMSLQMIAAMVDTYVPLFGQRLGHLTPVAAGFLAAALAVGWTLSEIVSASLKSPRVVGNVVAAAPLVTASGLALAALTQRADASLGIVALWALALLITGTGIGIAWPHLTVRAMDCVDDPAESSAAAAAINTVQLMSGAFGAGLAGVVVNTAKGGAVVEARWLFSVFTVLAAGAVIASYNATHRDRRSAR; translated from the coding sequence GTGACCGAAGCCGCAAGCGAAACCGGCAGCTGGCCTGAGCTGCTGCGCGGTTATCTGGGCGCCGCCACCGTGCTGGCCGGCGGTGTTGCGCTGTACGCCACCAACGAATTCCTGACCATCAGCCTGCTCCCGAGCACCATCGCCGAAATCGGCGGCGCCAGGCTATATGCCTGGGTGACGACGCTGTATCTGGTGGGGTCAGTGGTCGCGGCGACCACCGTAAATCCGATGCTGCTGCGCGTCGGGGCGCGCTCGTCGTACCTGATGGGGCTGACCGTGTTCGGTGTTGCCAGCGTGGTGTGCGCGGTGGCGCCGAGCATGGAGGTGCTGGTCGCGGGACGCACTTTGCAGGGCGTGGCCGGTGGCCTACTGGCCGGGCTGGGCTATGCGCTCATCAATTCCGCGCTGCCGAAGTCGCTGTGGACCCGCGGCTCAGCGCTGGTCTCGGCGATGTGGGGGGTCGCGACGCTGGTCGGGCCCGCGACCGGTGGCCTGTTCGCCCAGTTCGGGTTGTGGCGGTGGGCGTTTGGTGCGATGGCGATGCTGACCGCGTTGATGGCCACGCTGGTCCCGGCCGCGCTCGATCCGAAACGCGTCGATTGCAACGGCGAGCAACCAGTGCATAGGGTGCCGGTGTGGTCGCTGCTGCTGATCGGCGCCGCGGCGCTAGCCGTCAGCGTTGCAGAGCTCCCGCGCTACCTGGTGCAGACCGCCGGGCTCCTCGCCGCCGGCGCGCTGCTGGTCGGTGTGTTTATGGTCGTCGATTGGCGGATGCACGCAGCGGTGTTGCCGCCCAGTGTCTTTGGTCCCGGGCCGTTGAAATGGATCTACCTCACCATGTCGCTGCAGATGATCGCCGCCATGGTCGATACCTACGTGCCACTGTTTGGACAGCGGTTGGGCCATCTGACGCCGGTGGCCGCCGGATTTCTGGCTGCGGCGCTGGCGGTGGGGTGGACGCTCAGCGAGATCGTCAGCGCGTCTCTGAAAAGCCCGCGGGTCGTCGGAAATGTGGTTGCGGCAGCACCATTGGTGACGGCGTCGGGTTTGGCGCTGGCCGCACTAACGCAACGGGCCGACGCGTCGCTCGGGATTGTCGCGCTGTGGGCGCTGGCGTTGCTGATCACTGGAACCGGAATCGGGATTGCCTGGCCGCATCTCACGGTGCGAGCAATGGATTGTGTCGATGACCCGGCTGAGAGCAGCGCGGCGGCCGCGGCGATCAACACCGTGCAGTTAATGTCGGGCGCGTTCGGTGCCGGGTTGGCTGGGGTGGTGGTGAACACGGCCAAGGGCGGCGCGGTGGTGGAGGCTCGCTGGCTGTTTTCGGTGTTCACGGTGCTGGCCGCCGGTGCGGTGATCGCTTCATACAACGCGACCCATCGTGATCGCCGTTCAGCGCGTTGA
- the uvrA gene encoding excinuclease ABC subunit UvrA — protein sequence MADRLIVKGAREHNLRGVDLDLPRDALIVFTGLSGSGKSSLAFDTIFAEGQRRYVESLSAYARQFLGQMDKPDVDFIEGLSPAVSIDQKSTNRNPRSTVGTITEVYDYLRLLYARAGTPHCPICGERIARQTPQQIVDQVLAMPEGTRFLVLAPVVRTRKGEFADLFDKLNAQGYSRVRVDGVVHSLTDPPKLKKQEKHDIEVVVDRLTVKATAKQRLTDSVETALNLADGIVVLEFPDDHDEHGHPREQRFSEKLACPNGHSLAVDDLEPRSFSFNSPYGACPECVGLGIRKEVDPDLVIPDPDRTLAEGAVAPWSNGHTAEYFTRMMAGLGDALGFDVDTPWRKLPAKARKAILEGADEQVHVRYRNRYGRTRSYYADFEGVLAFLQRKMAQTESEQMKERYEGFMRDVPCPVCEGTRLKPEILAVTLAAGEQGAKSIAEVCELSISDCADFLNALTLGAREQAIAGQVLKEIQSRLGFLLDVGLEYLSLSRAAATLSGGEAQRIRLATQIGSGLVGVLYVLDEPSIGLHQRDNRRLIETLTRLRDLGNTLIVVEHDEDTIEHADWIVDIGPGAGEHGGRIVHSGPYAELLRNKDSITGAYLSGRQSIEIPAIRRPVSPRRQLTVVGAREHNLRGIDVSFPLGVLTSVTGVSGSGKSTLVNDILAAVLANRLNGARQVPGRHTRVTGLDHLDKLVRVDQSPIGRTPRSNPATYTGVFDKIRTLFAATTEAKVRGYQPGRFSFNVKGGRCEACTGDGTIKIEMNFLPDVYVPCEVCQGARYNRETLEVHYKGKTISEVLDMSIEEAAEFFEPITGIHRYLRTLVDVGLGYVRLGQPAPTLSGGEAQRVKLASELQKRSTGRTIYILDEPTTGLHFDDIRKLLNVISGLVDKGNTVIVIEHNLDVIKTSDWIIDMGPEGGAGGGTVVAEGTPEDVAAVPESYTGKFLADVVGGARAPESSPRRRRKVSA from the coding sequence GTGGCCGATCGCCTGATTGTCAAAGGTGCGCGCGAGCACAACCTGCGCGGCGTCGACCTCGACCTGCCCCGCGACGCCCTGATCGTGTTCACCGGGCTGTCCGGGTCGGGCAAGTCCTCGCTGGCCTTCGACACGATCTTCGCTGAAGGGCAGCGCCGGTACGTGGAATCGCTTTCGGCCTACGCCCGTCAGTTCCTGGGCCAGATGGACAAGCCGGACGTCGACTTTATCGAGGGGTTGTCCCCGGCGGTGTCCATCGATCAGAAGTCCACGAACCGCAATCCGCGGTCGACCGTCGGGACGATCACCGAGGTGTATGACTACCTGCGGCTGCTGTATGCGCGCGCGGGCACACCGCACTGTCCGATCTGCGGTGAGCGAATCGCGCGCCAGACGCCGCAGCAAATCGTCGATCAGGTATTGGCGATGCCTGAAGGCACCCGATTCCTGGTGCTGGCCCCGGTGGTGCGCACCCGCAAGGGCGAGTTCGCCGACCTGTTCGACAAGCTCAACGCCCAGGGCTACAGCCGGGTGCGGGTCGACGGTGTGGTGCACTCGCTGACCGACCCGCCGAAGCTGAAGAAGCAGGAAAAGCACGATATCGAGGTCGTGGTGGATCGCCTCACCGTCAAGGCCACCGCCAAGCAGCGGCTCACCGATTCGGTGGAGACCGCGCTGAATCTGGCCGACGGAATCGTCGTGCTGGAGTTTCCCGACGACCACGACGAGCATGGCCACCCCCGCGAGCAACGGTTCTCCGAGAAGTTGGCGTGTCCGAACGGACACTCCCTGGCCGTGGACGACCTGGAGCCGCGTTCGTTCTCGTTCAACTCGCCGTATGGCGCCTGCCCCGAGTGCGTTGGCTTGGGAATCCGCAAGGAGGTCGACCCAGACCTGGTGATACCCGACCCGGATCGCACCTTGGCCGAGGGCGCGGTGGCGCCATGGTCGAACGGCCACACCGCGGAGTACTTCACGCGGATGATGGCGGGGCTGGGTGACGCGCTCGGATTCGACGTCGACACGCCGTGGCGCAAGCTACCGGCAAAGGCCCGCAAGGCGATCCTGGAAGGCGCCGACGAGCAGGTGCACGTGCGTTACCGCAACCGATATGGGCGCACCCGTTCGTATTACGCCGATTTCGAAGGCGTGCTGGCATTCCTGCAACGCAAGATGGCGCAGACCGAGTCCGAGCAGATGAAGGAACGCTACGAGGGCTTCATGCGGGACGTGCCGTGCCCGGTGTGTGAGGGCACCCGGCTCAAGCCCGAGATTCTCGCGGTGACGCTTGCGGCGGGGGAGCAGGGCGCAAAGTCCATCGCCGAGGTCTGCGAACTGTCGATCTCGGACTGCGCAGATTTTCTCAACGCACTCACCCTGGGTGCCCGCGAGCAGGCGATTGCGGGTCAGGTGCTCAAGGAAATACAGTCGCGGCTTGGCTTTTTGCTCGATGTCGGGTTGGAGTACTTGTCGCTATCCCGCGCGGCGGCCACGCTGTCCGGCGGTGAGGCGCAACGCATCCGGCTGGCCACCCAGATCGGGTCCGGCTTGGTGGGTGTGCTCTACGTGCTGGACGAGCCATCCATCGGGCTGCACCAGCGCGACAATCGTCGTCTCATTGAAACCCTCACCCGCTTAAGGGATTTGGGTAACACGCTGATCGTCGTCGAGCACGACGAGGACACCATCGAGCACGCCGACTGGATTGTCGACATCGGCCCGGGCGCGGGCGAGCACGGCGGCCGCATCGTGCACAGCGGCCCGTACGCCGAACTGCTGCGCAATAAGGATTCGATCACCGGCGCCTACCTGTCCGGCCGACAGAGCATCGAAATCCCAGCCATCCGGCGTCCGGTCAGCCCGCGGCGTCAACTCACCGTCGTCGGCGCCCGCGAGCACAACCTGCGCGGGATCGACGTGTCCTTTCCGCTCGGTGTGCTGACCTCGGTGACCGGTGTATCCGGCTCGGGCAAGTCGACGTTGGTCAACGATATCCTGGCCGCGGTGCTGGCCAACCGGCTCAACGGCGCCCGGCAGGTTCCGGGCCGGCACACCCGGGTCACCGGGCTGGATCACCTGGACAAGCTGGTGCGGGTCGACCAGTCACCGATCGGGCGAACGCCGCGATCCAACCCGGCGACCTACACCGGGGTCTTCGACAAGATCCGCACCCTGTTCGCGGCCACCACCGAGGCCAAGGTTCGTGGCTATCAACCCGGCCGATTCTCCTTCAACGTCAAGGGCGGACGCTGCGAGGCGTGCACCGGCGACGGCACGATCAAGATCGAAATGAACTTCCTGCCCGATGTGTATGTGCCGTGTGAGGTGTGTCAGGGCGCTCGCTACAACCGCGAAACCCTTGAGGTGCATTACAAGGGCAAGACGATCTCCGAAGTGCTGGACATGTCGATCGAGGAAGCGGCCGAGTTCTTTGAGCCCATCACCGGCATTCACCGGTATCTGCGCACCCTGGTCGACGTCGGATTGGGTTACGTCCGGCTCGGCCAGCCCGCACCGACGCTGTCCGGCGGAGAGGCGCAGCGAGTCAAGCTTGCCTCCGAGTTGCAGAAGCGCTCGACCGGGCGCACCATCTACATCCTCGACGAGCCCACGACGGGGTTGCATTTCGACGACATCCGCAAGCTGTTGAACGTCATCAGCGGCCTTGTCGACAAAGGCAATACGGTGATCGTCATCGAACACAACCTGGACGTGATCAAGACGTCGGACTGGATCATCGACATGGGCCCCGAAGGTGGCGCCGGCGGCGGAACCGTTGTGGCCGAAGGCACTCCGGAGGATGTCGCAGCGGTTCCGGAAAGCTACACCGGGAAGTTTCTCGCCGACGTGGTTGGCGGCGCGCGCGCGCCCGAAAGCTCACCGCGGCGACGTCGGAAAGTCAGCGCCTGA
- a CDS encoding glycosyltransferase family 39 protein yields MSVPTIGERPARFADEHAPPRPRGRRFDPVAIAVLATAISAAWASRPSLWFDEGATISASASRTLPELWKLLGHIDAVHGLYYLLMHGWFAMFPPTEFWSRVPSSLAIGATAAGVVVFAKQLAPQNRAIAVCAGAIFAMLPRVTWAGIEARSSALSVAAAVWLTVLLVAAVRRDRPWLWLIYLLTLMLSILVSVNLGLLVLVYAAMLPLLVVGKPWKSPVTWWAVTSAAGLGAMTPFVMFAHKQVWQVGWISGLTRNLFLDVVHRQYFDHSVAFAILAGVTVVAAVAVALLRGAGPAADGGQLLLASAAWILVPTVVVLIYSARVEPIYYPRYLILTAPAAAVVLAICIVTIARMPWAIAGVLVLFAVAAFPNYYFTQRGPYAKEGWDYSQVADVISAHAAPGDCLLVDNTVPWRPGPIRALLATRPAAFRSLIDVERGFYGPKVGALWDGHVAVWLTTAKINKCTTLWTISNRDKSLPDHQIGQSLPPGTAFERTPVYSFPSYLGFRIVERWQFHYSQVVKSTR; encoded by the coding sequence ATGTCCGTGCCGACCATTGGCGAGCGCCCAGCGCGCTTCGCTGACGAGCACGCGCCGCCGCGTCCGCGAGGCAGGCGATTCGACCCAGTGGCGATTGCTGTGCTGGCCACCGCCATCAGCGCCGCGTGGGCGAGCAGACCATCGCTGTGGTTCGACGAGGGTGCGACGATATCGGCGTCGGCCAGTCGGACGTTGCCGGAGCTGTGGAAGCTGTTGGGCCACATCGACGCCGTGCACGGGCTGTACTACCTGCTCATGCACGGCTGGTTCGCGATGTTCCCGCCGACGGAATTCTGGTCGCGGGTTCCCAGCAGTCTGGCGATTGGAGCCACCGCCGCGGGTGTGGTGGTTTTCGCCAAGCAGCTTGCCCCGCAGAATCGCGCTATCGCGGTCTGCGCGGGCGCGATCTTCGCCATGCTCCCGCGGGTGACCTGGGCGGGGATCGAAGCCCGCTCGTCGGCGCTGTCGGTGGCAGCCGCCGTCTGGCTGACGGTTCTTCTCGTGGCCGCCGTGCGGCGCGACAGGCCGTGGCTGTGGCTGATCTACCTGCTGACACTGATGCTGTCGATCTTGGTCAGCGTCAACTTGGGCTTGTTGGTGCTGGTCTACGCCGCGATGCTGCCGCTGCTGGTCGTCGGGAAACCGTGGAAATCTCCAGTCACCTGGTGGGCGGTCACGTCAGCGGCCGGACTTGGGGCGATGACACCGTTCGTGATGTTCGCCCATAAGCAGGTGTGGCAGGTCGGCTGGATTTCGGGCCTGACCCGCAACCTCTTTCTCGACGTGGTGCATCGGCAGTACTTCGACCACAGTGTTGCATTCGCCATCCTCGCGGGCGTTACGGTCGTCGCCGCCGTCGCGGTGGCGCTGCTCCGCGGGGCCGGACCCGCCGCCGATGGTGGTCAACTCCTGCTGGCATCCGCAGCATGGATCCTCGTCCCCACCGTCGTCGTCCTGATCTACTCGGCGAGGGTGGAGCCCATCTACTACCCGCGCTACTTGATCCTCACCGCGCCTGCGGCGGCGGTCGTCCTGGCAATCTGCATCGTCACGATCGCCCGCATGCCGTGGGCCATTGCCGGAGTCCTCGTGCTCTTTGCCGTCGCCGCGTTTCCGAATTACTACTTCACCCAACGCGGGCCGTATGCGAAAGAGGGCTGGGACTACAGCCAGGTCGCCGATGTCATCAGCGCCCATGCCGCACCCGGGGATTGCTTGTTGGTGGACAACACCGTGCCGTGGAGGCCCGGGCCGATCCGTGCGCTGCTCGCCACCCGGCCGGCGGCCTTCCGATCGCTGATCGACGTCGAGCGCGGTTTCTACGGCCCGAAGGTAGGGGCCCTGTGGGATGGCCACGTCGCGGTGTGGCTGACGACGGCCAAGATCAACAAGTGCACCACGCTGTGGACCATCTCGAACCGCGACAAGTCGCTACCCGATCATCAAATTGGCCAATCATTGCCTCCAGGAACGGCTTTCGAACGTACGCCCGTCTACTCGTTCCCCAGCTACCTTGGCTTCCGCATCGTGGAGCGTTGGCAGTTTCACTATTCGCAGGTGGTCAAGTCAACGCGCTGA
- a CDS encoding PPE family protein, producing the protein MDFAALPPEINSARMYAGPGSGPMLAAAAAWDGLGAELSSATASYWSVLSELTAGLWRGPASASMGAAAAPYVAWLSTTAEQVKQAANQARSAAAAYEMAFAATVPPPVVAENRALLMSLVATNILGQNTPAIAATETLYAEMWAQDATAMYGYASGSAAASMLTPFTSPPPDANPAGVGAQTAAVAQAASTSAAAVSPTALLQLVSTVPTVLQELASGAFGPIAGLANLPIGSLGTLFDDIANFADAASGVMFIASGSLYLVNSSLKAPITLAMSDVSAAAAGLGGGALATPGLGSAGTSASLGGTTVLAGLGRAASIGGMSVPQTWAATAPAFPRVATALREPTLVGLPQPEVDGLGSGYGAMLLGSLMAAAAGGGGAAGGSWAGTRAGGAAQRGTGVAQPGDGTRLRYGAPPTVIPQVAREASQHDGPHGHAARPDQSAQGGDAWLSENIRDEINELRKQIGELAMERDVLMRALALFAREAKD; encoded by the coding sequence GTGGATTTTGCAGCGTTGCCGCCGGAGATCAACTCCGCGAGGATGTATGCGGGACCGGGGTCGGGGCCGATGTTGGCGGCCGCCGCTGCCTGGGACGGGTTGGGGGCGGAGTTAAGTTCGGCGACGGCTTCGTATTGGTCGGTGCTATCCGAGTTGACTGCGGGGCTGTGGCGAGGTCCGGCATCGGCGTCGATGGGGGCCGCGGCCGCGCCCTATGTGGCGTGGCTGAGCACCACCGCCGAGCAGGTCAAGCAGGCCGCTAATCAGGCCAGGTCGGCGGCGGCGGCCTACGAGATGGCGTTTGCGGCGACCGTACCGCCGCCGGTGGTCGCGGAGAATCGGGCGTTGTTGATGTCATTGGTGGCGACGAACATTCTCGGTCAGAACACCCCAGCGATCGCGGCAACCGAGACGCTTTACGCCGAGATGTGGGCGCAGGACGCGACGGCGATGTACGGCTATGCGAGTGGGTCGGCGGCTGCGTCGATGTTGACGCCGTTCACCTCACCGCCGCCCGACGCCAATCCGGCCGGGGTGGGAGCCCAGACCGCTGCTGTTGCTCAGGCGGCCAGCACTTCGGCCGCGGCCGTCAGCCCTACCGCCTTGTTGCAGCTGGTCTCCACGGTGCCCACGGTGCTGCAAGAGCTCGCGTCGGGAGCGTTCGGCCCAATAGCCGGGCTGGCGAACCTGCCGATTGGCTCCCTCGGCACGTTGTTTGACGATATTGCGAATTTCGCGGATGCCGCGAGTGGAGTGATGTTCATCGCTAGTGGGTCCTTGTACCTGGTGAACTCGTCGCTAAAGGCTCCGATAACTCTGGCGATGTCGGACGTGTCTGCTGCGGCCGCCGGACTGGGTGGCGGCGCGCTAGCCACACCCGGCCTGGGCAGTGCCGGAACGTCGGCGAGCCTGGGTGGCACCACGGTGCTGGCGGGACTAGGTCGCGCGGCCTCGATCGGTGGGATGTCGGTACCACAGACCTGGGCTGCGACGGCGCCAGCGTTCCCCCGCGTGGCCACGGCGTTGCGGGAACCTACCCTTGTCGGTTTGCCGCAACCCGAGGTAGATGGACTGGGATCCGGGTACGGCGCGATGCTGCTGGGGAGCCTCATGGCAGCCGCGGCGGGCGGCGGCGGCGCGGCGGGCGGTAGCTGGGCCGGCACACGCGCCGGCGGAGCCGCGCAACGCGGAACCGGCGTCGCGCAACCTGGCGACGGGACGCGCCTCCGATACGGCGCGCCTCCCACGGTGATACCGCAGGTGGCTCGCGAGGCGAGCCAGCATGACGGCCCGCATGGCCACGCCGCGCGGCCGGATCAAAGTGCGCAAGGCGGCGATGCCTGGTTGAGCGAAAACATACGCGACGAGATCAACGAATTGCGCAAGCAGATCGGCGAGTTGGCAATGGAACGCGATGTGCTCATGCGCGCTCTTGCCCTCTTCGCCAGGGAAGCGAAGGACTAG